One stretch of Mus pahari chromosome 5, PAHARI_EIJ_v1.1, whole genome shotgun sequence DNA includes these proteins:
- the Atp6v1g3 gene encoding V-type proton ATPase subunit G 3 — translation MTSQSQGIQQLLQAEKRAKDKLDEAKKRKVKRLRQAKEEAVAETDQYRMQMEKDFRLKQSKIMGSQSHLSDEIEEQTLEKIKELNRSYNKCMESVIKQLLSMVCDMKPEVHVNYRATN, via the exons atgaccagccagtctcaggggatccaacagcTCCTGCAGGCAGAGAAAAGGGCCAAGGACAAGCTAGATGAGGCAAAGAAAA GAAAAGTAAAGCGACTGAGGCAAGCTAAGGAAGAAGCCGTGGCGGAGACGGACCAGTACAGAATGCAAATGGAGAAGGACTTCCGCCTGAAGCAGTCAAAG ATAATGGGCTCTCAGAGCCACCTCTCAGATGAAATAGAAGAGCAGACACTAGAGAAGATCAAAGAATTGAACAGAAGCTACAACAAGTGTATGGAAAGCGTTATTAAGCAGTTGTTGAGCATGGTGTGCGACATGAAACCAGAAGTCCATGTGAACTACAGAGCTACCAACTGA